In Aminobacterium sp. MB27-C1, a single genomic region encodes these proteins:
- a CDS encoding FadR/GntR family transcriptional regulator — MIKPASRTTLYQEVLKQMVAAIKEGIWVAGEKIPSEMELAELFQVGRNSIREATKALAIFGIVESKPGQGTFVSPDALRKISNNELMNYISDDSSWKELMQVRLLLEVQAAYWAAENATDEDIQKLYTIMDLSTDGGTNVRPRDLDHLKYHSDFHEAIAEIGGNSLVLKLLRSIRNEIDTQRHKYLDITEEDWNRMMEEHRQIVEYIRNHEPQKASQAMREHLLKGLYNVIRNEEEEDKE; from the coding sequence GTGATAAAACCAGCAAGCAGAACAACTCTTTACCAAGAGGTCCTCAAACAAATGGTAGCGGCCATAAAAGAGGGCATATGGGTGGCAGGGGAGAAAATTCCTAGCGAAATGGAACTGGCAGAACTGTTTCAGGTTGGAAGAAATAGTATAAGGGAAGCAACAAAAGCTTTAGCCATCTTTGGCATTGTAGAGTCAAAACCTGGGCAAGGGACATTTGTTTCTCCAGACGCATTGCGAAAGATAAGCAATAACGAACTCATGAACTATATCTCTGATGATTCTTCATGGAAGGAGCTCATGCAAGTTCGGCTTTTGCTTGAGGTGCAAGCTGCCTATTGGGCTGCTGAAAATGCTACCGATGAAGATATTCAAAAGCTTTATACGATTATGGATTTAAGTACAGATGGGGGAACAAACGTTCGCCCCAGAGATCTAGATCACTTAAAGTATCATAGTGATTTCCATGAAGCTATTGCTGAAATAGGTGGAAATAGTCTTGTTTTGAAGTTACTACGATCTATTCGAAATGAAATAGACACGCAACGGCATAAATATCTTGATATAACAGAAGAAGACTGGAATAGAATGATGGAAGAACATAGGCAAATTGTGGAATATATACGAAACCATGAACCTCAAAAAGCAAGTCAGGCCATGCGTGAACACTTACTTAAAGGTTTATATAACGTAATACGCAATGAAGAGGAAGAAGATAAAGAATAG
- a CDS encoding transporter substrate-binding domain-containing protein, whose amino-acid sequence MKKLSALFLCCLFIVLGASGLLAAEKKTYIVGIDGDYYPYSFVGQDGKPTGFDVESIEWIANEMGFEVKVQPMAWDGIIPALLAKKIDMVYSGMTASPERREVVTFSKVYWIINQAVCVQNKSDIHMGNLFDGKHTIGTQRGCTAAMWLEDNLVKTGIIPKENLKLYDNFPLAAKDLENGRIDAAMMDDVIVAKAVEGKSLKVIGTISTGEEYAVAMRKEDKDLQALINEGLDKLMTSPKWNELKVKYKMF is encoded by the coding sequence ATGAAGAAGTTAAGTGCTCTTTTTTTATGTTGTCTCTTCATAGTTTTAGGTGCAAGTGGCTTACTTGCCGCTGAGAAAAAAACCTATATTGTGGGAATTGATGGGGATTACTATCCCTACTCTTTTGTCGGACAAGACGGTAAGCCTACCGGTTTTGATGTGGAATCTATTGAGTGGATCGCTAATGAGATGGGGTTCGAAGTAAAAGTTCAACCTATGGCGTGGGATGGAATTATCCCTGCTCTTCTTGCAAAAAAAATTGATATGGTTTATTCAGGCATGACAGCCTCCCCCGAACGTAGAGAAGTCGTTACATTCAGCAAAGTTTACTGGATTATCAACCAGGCTGTCTGTGTCCAAAATAAATCTGATATCCACATGGGAAATCTTTTTGATGGCAAACATACCATTGGTACTCAGCGCGGTTGTACTGCTGCCATGTGGCTTGAAGACAACCTTGTAAAGACTGGAATTATTCCGAAAGAAAACCTTAAACTTTATGACAATTTCCCTCTGGCAGCCAAAGATCTCGAAAATGGTCGAATCGACGCAGCTATGATGGATGATGTTATCGTTGCCAAGGCTGTGGAAGGTAAGTCTCTCAAGGTTATTGGAACAATCTCCACTGGAGAGGAATATGCTGTTGCAATGCGAAAAGAAGACAAAGATCTTCAGGCTCTCATCAATGAGGGACTCGATAAGTTGATGACTTCCCCAAAATGGAACGAGCTTAAAGTAAAATATAAAATGTTTTAA
- a CDS encoding amino acid ABC transporter permease, whose product MESITVVIESLPYLLQGTLVTLRIVALALALGLCMGLPLAVAQVYGSLFLQRIVKGYVWIFRGLPNLVLLFLFFFGIFPSLGIDASAFFTAVVVLGLRSAAYQSQIFRGSILSLGEGQMLAARSLGMSKIQAVTWIILPQAIRLALPGWSNEYPILLTDSSVTYAIGVLEILTRANLVVSRTYQPMPIFLTCAIIFILLNYGGMRLLHFVENKLRIPGYGNGE is encoded by the coding sequence ATGGAAAGTATTACCGTAGTCATTGAATCCTTACCCTATTTGCTTCAAGGAACTCTCGTTACGTTACGAATAGTTGCCCTGGCCTTGGCTCTAGGACTCTGCATGGGGCTTCCTTTAGCTGTTGCCCAAGTTTATGGTTCTCTCTTTTTACAGAGAATCGTAAAGGGATATGTATGGATTTTTCGCGGTCTCCCTAATCTTGTTCTTCTCTTCTTATTTTTCTTCGGCATTTTCCCCTCTCTCGGAATAGACGCTTCCGCGTTCTTTACAGCTGTCGTTGTTTTGGGACTGCGAAGTGCTGCTTATCAATCGCAGATATTCAGAGGAAGCATCCTCTCTCTCGGAGAGGGACAAATGTTAGCTGCCCGTTCATTGGGGATGAGCAAAATACAGGCTGTTACATGGATTATTTTGCCCCAGGCCATTCGCTTAGCCCTGCCTGGTTGGTCAAATGAATATCCCATTCTACTGACTGATTCTTCTGTAACATACGCTATAGGCGTTCTTGAAATTTTGACACGGGCAAACCTTGTTGTCTCTCGAACATATCAGCCCATGCCTATATTTTTAACATGTGCCATTATATTTATTCTTCTTAATTATGGCGGAATGCGGCTGCTTCACTTTGTAGAAAATAAATTAAGAATTCCCGGATATGGAAATGGAGAATAA
- a CDS encoding amino acid ABC transporter ATP-binding protein, with product MSDKTENVILRVENIHKTYGGIEVLKGISFSVKKGETKVFIGPSGTGKSTLLRCINQLTIPDSGQIWLHGEEVTHSKKNINLFRQKMGMVFQNFYLFDHLTALRNVEIALIKVKGMDKKTAREKAMQELERVGMAAFTDHYPSQLSGGQAQRVSIARALAMDPDVMLFDEPTSALDPELIGEVLEVMRDLAKAGMTMLVVTHEMGFACSVANEIMFMEEGKILESGSPETLLNTPQYERTRQFLRKLMDLYGELGKSNE from the coding sequence ATGAGTGATAAAACAGAAAATGTTATTTTACGTGTAGAAAATATCCATAAAACATACGGTGGAATAGAAGTGTTGAAAGGCATTTCTTTCTCTGTCAAAAAAGGAGAAACAAAGGTTTTTATCGGTCCTTCAGGTACTGGTAAAAGTACTTTGCTACGCTGTATCAATCAGCTCACGATTCCTGATTCTGGACAAATCTGGCTCCACGGGGAAGAAGTCACTCATTCAAAAAAGAACATTAATCTTTTTCGCCAAAAAATGGGAATGGTCTTCCAAAACTTTTATCTTTTTGACCATCTCACAGCACTTCGTAATGTAGAGATAGCCCTTATAAAGGTCAAAGGAATGGATAAAAAAACTGCACGGGAAAAGGCTATGCAGGAACTTGAGCGTGTCGGAATGGCTGCTTTTACTGACCACTATCCCTCCCAGCTTTCTGGTGGGCAAGCTCAGAGGGTTTCTATAGCAAGGGCATTAGCTATGGATCCTGACGTTATGCTGTTTGACGAACCAACATCAGCGCTAGACCCCGAACTTATCGGCGAAGTGCTTGAAGTTATGCGTGATCTTGCAAAAGCTGGCATGACAATGCTCGTTGTTACCCATGAAATGGGCTTTGCCTGTTCCGTAGCAAATGAAATTATGTTTATGGAAGAAGGAAAAATCTTAGAAAGCGGATCGCCAGAAACGTTACTTAATACGCCTCAATACGAACGAACTCGTCAATTTTTACGGAAATTGATGGATTTATATGGAGAGCTGGGGAAAAGCAATGAATAG
- a CDS encoding amino acid ABC transporter permease — MNSLLFIQQDVLPALLEGLVMTVKLIIASIPFGLVTGTCVALGRIYGNKPISFLCKLYVIFFKGTPLLILLFMLYFGLPSFGIALSPFAASVLGFVLCNGAYNSEYIRGAIQSVKGGQLIAAQALGMTRRQAIWNIILPQALRRAIPGCSNEMIYLIKYSSLAYMLTYIELTGAGKIVAARSFRYTLVFTVVGIMYLIMVSFASWLLSLLEKKLYIPGWSQHR; from the coding sequence ATGAATAGTCTGCTTTTTATTCAACAGGATGTGTTGCCAGCCTTACTAGAAGGGCTCGTAATGACCGTAAAGCTTATAATCGCCTCAATCCCCTTTGGATTAGTTACAGGAACATGTGTAGCTCTTGGACGTATTTACGGCAATAAGCCTATATCATTTCTCTGTAAGCTCTACGTTATTTTTTTTAAGGGAACTCCCCTCTTAATACTTCTTTTTATGCTCTATTTCGGCCTTCCATCCTTTGGTATTGCTTTAAGTCCTTTTGCTGCGTCTGTTTTGGGCTTTGTCCTCTGCAACGGAGCATATAACTCCGAATATATCCGCGGAGCTATTCAATCTGTTAAAGGCGGACAACTTATTGCGGCCCAGGCACTAGGCATGACTCGTCGACAGGCAATATGGAATATCATTTTGCCGCAAGCGCTTAGACGCGCCATTCCAGGCTGTTCAAATGAAATGATTTACCTTATAAAATACTCTTCGTTAGCCTATATGCTTACTTACATTGAACTTACAGGCGCCGGAAAGATCGTAGCTGCCAGATCATTTAGATATACCCTTGTCTTCACCGTTGTTGGCATCATGTATCTCATAATGGTCTCTTTCGCAAGCTGGCTCCTCTCTCTTTTAGAAAAAAAGCTATATATACCAGGCTGGAGTCAGCATCGTTAA